A part of Synergistales bacterium genomic DNA contains:
- a CDS encoding MFS transporter: MNREQSLLLRLVVTTFGIFGFTQSYYLLASFLELNGVAAQTAGLIVGAYFTTSTIFRPFSGAVTERLGLRRTLLAASALCGIGALVMLVASGSIPALFASRLITGGGFSLFLVALTTYQGYAVPLHIRGSFYAVVSIGSIAPLFFVAPVSEFLLETGRTVGYLLVPLLMALVCAAMSFSLQPLGTATRRKEEWGSYRELFAVPGYRLLLVSAFLFALADSSIMYLSKLAAVRGLSTSLFMICVAAGAILVRLGGRRLMDILPRALLAAPSSGLMGAAMAASPFVSSNTLFALCGVVFGAGMGYSFPVHLALIADIVPEHLQPKGTSILYFAFDISWIIVPVYMGLMEGLQGIGSAFLLLAAGIILGAVGMHVAWVRRQRAHPT; encoded by the coding sequence GTGAACAGAGAACAGAGCCTCCTGCTACGCCTCGTTGTCACGACATTCGGGATATTCGGGTTCACGCAATCCTACTATCTGCTTGCGTCGTTCCTCGAGCTCAACGGTGTCGCAGCCCAGACCGCCGGTCTCATTGTCGGGGCCTACTTTACCACGTCTACCATCTTCCGCCCCTTCAGCGGGGCGGTCACCGAACGACTCGGCCTGCGGCGGACACTGCTGGCGGCCTCGGCGCTCTGCGGCATCGGTGCGCTGGTCATGCTCGTCGCCTCCGGGAGCATCCCGGCACTCTTCGCCAGCCGGCTGATCACCGGCGGCGGCTTCAGCCTCTTTCTGGTCGCCCTGACCACCTACCAGGGCTACGCTGTCCCCCTGCATATCCGGGGGTCCTTCTACGCCGTGGTCTCCATCGGCTCCATCGCACCGCTCTTCTTTGTGGCCCCGGTCTCGGAGTTCCTGCTGGAAACGGGGCGCACCGTGGGCTACCTGCTGGTGCCGCTGCTCATGGCGCTGGTCTGCGCCGCCATGAGCTTCTCGCTGCAGCCGCTGGGAACAGCCACACGCAGAAAGGAGGAGTGGGGCAGCTACCGGGAGCTCTTCGCCGTGCCGGGCTACCGGCTTCTGCTGGTCTCGGCCTTCCTCTTCGCCCTGGCCGACTCGTCCATCATGTATCTCTCCAAACTGGCGGCGGTGCGGGGGCTCTCCACCTCGCTCTTTATGATCTGCGTCGCCGCCGGAGCGATCCTGGTGCGGCTGGGAGGGAGACGGCTCATGGACATCCTGCCCCGCGCGCTGCTCGCCGCCCCCTCCTCCGGGCTGATGGGCGCGGCCATGGCGGCGAGCCCCTTTGTTTCCTCCAACACGCTCTTCGCCCTCTGTGGCGTGGTCTTCGGGGCGGGCATGGGCTACAGCTTCCCGGTGCATCTGGCCCTCATCGCCGATATCGTGCCCGAACACCTCCAGCCCAAGGGGACCTCGATCCTCTACTTCGCTTTCGACATCAGCTGGATCATCGTCCCTGTCTACATGGGGCTCATGGAGGGGCTGCAGGGCATCGGCAGCGCCTTTCTCCTGCTGGCCGCGGGGATCATCCTCGGTGCCGTGGGCATGCATGTCGCCTGGGTCCGCCGACAGCGGGCGCACCCGACATAG
- a CDS encoding MurR/RpiR family transcriptional regulator, whose translation MLFAQIKRSIDSLSASHRKLASFILEHPDEAAFMTASQIARRVNVSESTVFRFATFLGYKGVPDLKAAIQETVMEQLSVTDRGQAYRSEEGSAELPRQVMQEDLDTLARGISRLDTACLYRIAERIAEAPTVYVTAFRSSLALAHYLVFYLSWFRPHVVRLESELALERIANMGGDSLVVGITFNKCIRETVDVLRTAKLRGIPAVAVTNCITSPAARWADDVLTVPCNLNSFVDSYVAPVSLLNALVIVVSRMMKGNVERAFPELERLWKASDTYVVEEDRGLLEEE comes from the coding sequence ATGCTTTTTGCTCAGATCAAGCGTTCCATCGATTCCCTTTCGGCCAGCCACAGGAAACTGGCCTCCTTTATCCTCGAACACCCCGATGAAGCGGCCTTCATGACGGCTTCGCAGATCGCCAGGCGGGTCAACGTGAGCGAATCCACGGTCTTCCGCTTCGCCACCTTCCTGGGGTACAAGGGTGTGCCCGACCTCAAGGCGGCGATCCAGGAGACGGTGATGGAGCAGCTCTCGGTGACCGACCGCGGTCAGGCCTACCGATCCGAGGAGGGGAGCGCCGAGCTGCCCCGCCAGGTGATGCAGGAGGATCTGGACACCCTGGCCAGAGGGATCTCGCGGCTCGACACGGCCTGTCTCTACCGGATCGCCGAGCGGATCGCCGAGGCGCCCACCGTCTACGTGACCGCCTTCCGGAGCTCCCTGGCGCTGGCCCACTATCTGGTCTTCTATCTCTCCTGGTTCCGACCCCACGTGGTGCGGCTGGAAAGCGAGCTGGCCCTCGAACGGATCGCCAATATGGGCGGCGATTCGCTGGTGGTGGGGATCACCTTCAACAAGTGCATCAGGGAGACGGTGGATGTGCTCCGGACGGCCAAACTGCGCGGCATCCCCGCGGTGGCCGTCACCAACTGCATCACCTCGCCGGCGGCACGGTGGGCCGACGATGTGTTGACGGTGCCCTGCAATCTCAATTCCTTTGTCGATTCCTACGTGGCCCCCGTCAGCCTGCTCAACGCCCTGGTGATCGTGGTGTCGCGGATGATGAAGGGCAATGTGGAACGGGCCTTCCCCGAGCTGGAGCGTCTCTGGAAGGCAAGCGACACCTATGTGGTGGAGGAGGACAGGGGATTGCTGGAAGAGGAGTGA
- a CDS encoding amidohydrolase, which yields MSAVLVHGGSIWVGKGGASQSAMLVDGEHIVAVGEEKEIRSRSHASGAEEVDLGGGTVLPGFTDAHLHLNALSRQREALSLKGVDSLSGVLERIKRRAADLEPGAWIYGVGFDDSTWPERRLPNRRDLDALGLPNPIFLERMCAHVRIADSEALRRGGLMEAGAREGLCRFDDGSPSGVLLEDAGAPVAGAMERELFAPEKARESLRATCADLAARGITAAHTCSAATYGLGEDPDLYRALEREGRLPLRIVYYEDSFPQETVRSGDGTAMFRYGGRKLFLDGSFGARTAALTEPYADDPSSSGMLNHDDAYVAEAVREAARRGLQVQIHAIGDAALDQLIGAVRSCREAGLCTDTLPVRAVHLQICRPDQIGALAELGVVADIQPCFVPSDLRIARERLDERRIPWAYAWKDFLTAGLTVTASSDSPVEAADPWRNLWAAVARTDDSGEPPGGWRPDQCLSLEEALHIHTATAPRAVGAGGRLGRLKAGCAADFVVLREDLRSLTARQIRDVAPVATVVGGRCSHGNLGPLPPVP from the coding sequence ATGTCAGCGGTACTGGTGCACGGGGGATCCATATGGGTAGGAAAGGGCGGGGCTTCCCAGTCCGCCATGCTGGTCGACGGAGAGCACATCGTCGCCGTGGGAGAGGAGAAGGAGATACGGAGCCGGTCCCACGCCTCCGGGGCCGAGGAGGTCGATCTCGGAGGAGGGACGGTGCTCCCCGGCTTTACCGACGCCCATCTCCATCTCAACGCCCTCTCCAGACAGCGTGAAGCCCTGTCGCTGAAGGGGGTCGATTCGCTGTCCGGGGTGCTGGAGCGCATCAAACGCCGGGCCGCCGACCTGGAGCCCGGTGCGTGGATCTACGGGGTGGGCTTCGACGACTCCACCTGGCCGGAGCGGCGCCTGCCCAACCGGAGGGATCTGGATGCCCTGGGGCTTCCCAATCCCATCTTTCTGGAGCGTATGTGCGCCCATGTCCGCATCGCCGACAGCGAGGCGCTCCGCCGCGGCGGCCTGATGGAAGCCGGGGCACGCGAGGGGCTCTGCCGGTTCGACGACGGGAGCCCCAGCGGCGTCCTGCTGGAGGATGCCGGGGCCCCCGTGGCCGGGGCGATGGAGCGGGAGCTCTTTGCGCCCGAGAAAGCCAGGGAGTCGCTGCGGGCGACCTGCGCCGATCTGGCCGCCCGGGGGATCACCGCCGCCCACACCTGCAGCGCCGCCACCTACGGCCTCGGCGAGGATCCCGATCTCTACCGGGCCCTGGAACGTGAGGGGCGCCTCCCCCTGCGGATCGTCTACTACGAGGACAGCTTTCCCCAAGAGACGGTCAGAAGCGGTGACGGGACGGCCATGTTCCGCTACGGCGGCCGCAAGCTCTTCCTCGACGGCTCCTTCGGCGCCCGAACGGCGGCGCTCACGGAACCCTACGCCGACGACCCCTCCAGCAGCGGCATGCTGAACCATGACGACGCCTATGTAGCCGAGGCGGTTCGGGAAGCGGCGCGGCGGGGGCTGCAGGTGCAGATCCACGCCATCGGCGACGCCGCCCTGGACCAGCTGATCGGGGCCGTCCGAAGCTGCCGGGAGGCGGGCCTCTGTACGGACACCCTGCCGGTGCGGGCGGTGCATCTGCAGATCTGCCGGCCCGATCAGATCGGGGCACTCGCCGAACTGGGGGTCGTGGCCGATATCCAGCCCTGCTTTGTCCCCTCGGATCTCCGGATCGCCCGGGAGCGGCTTGACGAACGCCGTATCCCCTGGGCCTACGCCTGGAAGGATTTCCTGACGGCGGGGCTCACCGTCACGGCCTCCAGCGACAGCCCCGTGGAGGCCGCCGACCCATGGCGCAACCTCTGGGCCGCCGTCGCACGGACCGACGACAGCGGCGAGCCTCCTGGAGGATGGCGCCCGGACCAGTGCCTCTCGCTGGAGGAGGCGCTGCATATCCACACCGCCACGGCGCCCCGGGCAGTTGGGGCCGGCGGCCGGCTGGGGCGGCTCAAAGCGGGCTGCGCCGCAGACTTCGTGGTGCTGCGGGAGGATCTCCGTTCCCTGACGGCCCGACAGATCCGGGATGTGGCCCCTGTGGCCACCGTTGTGGGCGGGCGCTGCAGCCACGGAAACCTCGGTCCGCTTCCGCCGGTGCCCTGA